The window GATCCAGTAGCGGAAGTGGTACCTGGTGGCGTCGCTCGGCCCGCCGTGGAGCTCGACGACCAGCGGCAGCGGGCCGTCGCTCGGCTGGTGGCCGGGCGGCAGCTCGAGGATCCCCTCGACCGCGGTGCCGTCGCGGGAGTCCCACTGGACGAGCGAGATCGAGGGCAGCTTCCAGGTGTCGACCTGGGGGTTGACCCGGGTCAGCGGCTGGAGCTCGCCGCCGGCTGCGACCAGGTAGAGGTCAGGGGGGCTGGTGAGGGTGCTGGTGATGACAACCGGGGTGCCGCCGCTCGCGTCGAAGTCGAAGTCCTCGGCGGTGACGTCGCCCGGGGTGAGCAGGGTGTTGCCGGCGGCACCGGAGGCGGACACGCCGGTGATCGCATGGACCCGGCTGCGCGCCCGCTGGTCGCCGATGAAACACAGGTCGTGCGAGCCGGGACGCCAGGCGAGCGAGCCGCCGCTGACCTCGACGCCGTCGGGGCGAGCCAGCTCGAGCAGGCGGTAGCCGCGGTCGCTGCGCAGCGCAGTGTAGAGCAGGGTGGGGTAGCCGTCGAACGACACCGAGAAGGCGAGCAGCTCGCCGTCGTTGGACCAGGCGACCTCGTTCACCCAGCCGAAGGGCGACGGGTGGGCCGCGCGCCAGCCGTCGGGAGTGACGACCGTGATCTCGCGGGTGGCCGGATCCCAGACGTCGACCCGCGACCAGCCCTCGGCGTGGATCTGCTCCTCGTCGGGGGTGGTGATCATCGCGAGCCGTCCATCGGCCGCGACATCGCTGGCTGTGATGACCCGGTCGGCGTCGACCAGCTTGGTCGCGCGCCAGCTCTCGAGGTCCAGCGCCCAGATCTCGGTGAAGGTGGTGACCCCGTGCCCGTACTCGAGCTCGTCGAACTTTTCGCGCAGCTCCTTCCACTCGTCGTCGGTCTGCTCGGCACCGACCGCGTAGTACAGGCTGCGACCGTCCCGCGCCAGCAGGAAGTGGCCGATCCCGTCGACCACCCTGGTCACCGCCTGCGGCTCGCCGCCACCCGCCGGGATCCGCCAGACCTGGGTCGAACCGTCCCACGGCGGGGTGTCGGCCTCGCCGCGCGTGTACGCGGCCGAGTAGTAGATGAAACGGCCGTCCGCGCTCCACGCCGGTGAGCTCTCGGAGGCCGAGTCGAAGGTCAGCCGGCGTCGTTCGCGGCTCGCGGTGTCGACCGTCCACAGGTCGGCGTTTCGCTTCTCCGCGGGCGGCTCCCACCGGCTCTCGATGTAGGCGGCGGTTCGCCCATCAGGCGACACCGCCACCGCGCCGATGTTGGCGATCGTGAAGTAGTCGTCGACGGTGATGTCGTGGTCGCGAGCGGGCTGGTCGGCCGGCTGGGCTGCGCCGGCGCCGAGCAGCGCCGCCGCAGCTGCGAGCAGGGCGATGGTCGTTCTCATGGGTTCACCTCGTGGTCGGGCTGAGGTCCGGGCGCGGCCCGGACGCTGCAGCGCCGAAGTCTAGCACCGCGCGCCGGCTCAGTCCGGCCGGTCCGGCGGCTCGACGGCCGCCGCGAGCGAGGAGTAGTCGGCCTCGCCGAGGCCGGCGTCGACGGTGCGCTCCAGGATCTCGACCAGGCCGTCGAGGAAGGGAGCGCACAGCCCGAGCCGAGCGGCCTCGGCAGTGACCAGCCGGAGGTCCTTGAGCAGGAGGCGCGCCGGAAAGTTGGCGGGCTCGAAGTCGCGGTCGATCATGCGCCGCAGCTTCTTGTCGAAGGTCGGCGCGTACAGGGCGCTTGCCCGCACCACGTCGGCCCACAGGGCGAGATCGACGCCCGACCGGCGGACCAGCCCGAGCCCGGTGGCGTAGGCCGTGGTGATGGTCGCGATCAGCTGGTTGAGGGCGAGCTTGAGGGCGGCCGCCTGCCCGATCGGCCCGACCAGCCGCGGCTCGGGCCCGAGCTGGCGCAGCAGCGGGAGCCAGCGTTCGAAGAGCGGTGGGGGTGCGGCGACCATGACCACGAGCCGGCCCGCGCTGGCCTCGGCGATCGACCCCAGCACCGGCGCCTCGAGGTAGCTCCCGCCCCGGCCGGTCACGGCGGCGCCGAGCTCGCGGCTCTCCGACGGCGCGATCGTGCCCATCTGGATGACCGTGCGCGAGTCGAGCAGCCTGGCGGCGGCGCCGGTCAGAAGCGTGTCGCGGATCGCCGGAGCGTCGGCCAGCATGAGCACCACACCCTCGGCGTCGCGGAGCGCGGCGCGGGGGTCCGGCGCCACCGTGGCGCCGTGCTCCTCCAGCCCCCGCGCCTTGTCGAGGGTACGGTTCCAGGCCGTCACCGGGTAGCCGGCCGCGAGCAGCCGAGCCGCCATCGGCCGGCCCATCAGCCCGGTGCCAAGAAACGCGATCCGCGGCAACACGTGATCGTCCACGACCCCCTCCCCAACGTCGCCGGCCGCAGTATACGGGCCGCCGGTCGCCTGCCGAGGCCACCGGCAGGCTACAATCGCCCTCAGGATGACCGTCGTCCTGTTTCTGGCGTCCGCGCTCGCCGCGGGGGCGGCCGGCTACGCGCTGCTGGTTCGGCTCGGCATCGACGACTTCGACGCCTGGGCCGGCGGTCGGACTGTCGGGCTGGTGGCCGTGGCCTTCCCGGCGTGGTGGGCGGGCGTCGCCGGGGTCGCGGGCTGGAGGGCCCTGGGCACCGCGCTCCTAGTGGTGCTCGGCGCGGCCGGGCTGGTCGAGCTGTGGCGGCGCCGCGCGCACTGGCGGAGCTTCGTCGGCGCCGAGGCAGTGGTGGCCGTGGCCGCGCTCGCGATCCTGCTCGGGCGCCTCGACCATCCGCAGATCGTCGGCCAGGAGAAGCCGATGGACATGGGCATCCTGGCGACCCTGCTGCGCTCGGACGGCTTTCCGCCGCTGGACATGTGGCTCGCCGGAGAGCGGCTGCCGTACTACTACTGGGGCGCGCTGCTGTGGACGGCGCCCCTGAAGCTGGGCGGGCTGCGCCTCGAGGTCGCCTACAACCTGATCGTCGCGCTGGTGGCCGGCCTGGTCGCGGCGTCGCTGTGGGCGCTCGGCCGCCGCATCGCCGGGGGCAGCCACTGGGCGGGCCTGACCGCGGCGTTCTTCGGGGTGCTCGCCGGCACGCCCGACGGCTGGCGCCAGCTCCTCGGCGGGGTCGGGATCCGCAGCCTCGACATCTGGAAGTCGTCGCGGCAGCACGAGGACCTGATCACGGAGTTCCCGCTCTTCACGGAGTGGCTGGGCGACCTCCACCCCCACTACCTGTCGATGCCGATCGCGGTGGCCGCGCTGCTGCTGGCCTGGCACCTTGGCCGCCGCCGGCCCGGGATCGCGATGACGTCGGTGGTGATGGTGCTGTTCGGGGTGGCGTGGGCCGCCAACCCGTGGTGCATGCCGCCGACCCTGGCCGGCGTGGCCCTGCTGGTGCTGTGCTCGGACGGGCGCTGGCACTGGCCGACAGCAGAGGGGCGGTGGCGTTGGCTGGCCGCCGCGGTGATCGCCGCCGGCGGGTGGGCGATCGCGGCACCATTCCACCTGTCCTTTCACCCACCGTTCGCGGGCCTGCGGGCGGTGTTCGCGTGGACCTCTCCGGCGAACCTGCTGCTTTACGGCGGGTGCCTGTTGGTGCCCGCCTTCGTCGCCGCCGCGCTGCTGCTGCGCGACCGGCTCGCGCCGCTCGGCGTTCGCGGCACCGCCCTGCTGCTCGCCGCCGCCGCGTCGCTGGTGCTGGTGGCCGCGGTCAGCGGCCGGCCGTCCCTGGTGCTCCTGACCGGCGCGCTGGTGGTGACGGTGTGGGTCGTGCTCGCGCCGGGGGACCAGCCGGAGCGGCCGGGCCTCGCCCTGGCCGCACTCGGCCTGTTCCTGTTCGTGGTGCCCGAGATGCTCTACGTAGTCGACTCCTACGGCGAGCGGCTGCACCGCATGAACACCGTGTTCAAGGCGTGGATCCAGGCCTGGGTGGTGCTGGCAGCGGCGCTGCCGGTCCTGCTGCGCGTCGCCTTCCCGGGCCGTGGGCTGCGGCGGGCGATGACCGCGGTGTTGGTCGTGGCGGCGCTTCCGCACCCGCTGTGGATGGCCCTCAACCAGGTGTCGGGTCGCCCGCTCGGCATCGACGGGATGGCGTGGATGGCCGAGGGCGACCGGGCGATCGTGCGCTTCCTGCGCGAGCAGCCGCATCAGGCGGCAGTCATCGAGGCTGTCGGCGGGGCCTACACCGAGTACGCTCGGCTGTCGGCCAACTCGGGGGTGCCGGCCCTGATCGGCTGGGAGAACCACGAGCTGGTGTGGCGCGGCCACGGCGTGGTCGAGGAGACGAGCCGGCGAGCCACGCTCGTGCGCGAGCTCTACTCGTGTGGGGACCCGGCGAGGGTGCGCGAGATCGCCACCGGGGAGGGGATACCCCTGGTCGCGATCGGCTCGCTCGAGCGCGCCGACTTCGCCGAGGAGTCGCTCGCGGCGGTTCGTGCCGCCGGCGAGCTCGTGCTGGACGAGGCCGGCGGGCAGGTCGTCCGCGTCGATGGCGGCGCGCCGGCGGCCGCGGAGGTCAACGATGGCTGAACCGAAGCCGGCGGCGCCCGAGCTGACGGTGGTGGTCCCGGCGTTCAACGAGCAGGAGAGCGTGGGCCCGATGTACGAGCGGCTCGTGGCTGCCATCGGGGAGCGGGTGGACGGGCTGGAGGTGCTGTTCGTCGACGACGGCTCGCGCGACGCGACCTGGCAGCGGGTGCGCGAGCTGGCGGACCGCGATCCACGGGTGCGCGGCATTCGCTTCGCCCGCAACTTCGGCCACCAGGCGGCGCTGACCGCCGGGGTCGACGCCGCCGCCGGTCGCGCGGTGGTGATCATCGACGCCGACCTCCAGGATCCGCCGGAGGTGATCCCCGAGATGATCGCCCGCTGGCGCGAAGGCTACGAGGTGGTGTACGCCCAGCGCGAGCACCGCGAGGGCGAGACCGCGTTCAAGAAGGCGACCGCGGCGGTCTTCTACCGGCTGCTGCGGCGCATCACCAACGTCGAGATCCCGGTCGACACCGGCGACTTCCGGCTGATGGGGCCGCGCTCGGTGGCCGCCTTCCGGGCGCTGCCGGAGCGCAACCGCTTCATCCGCGGCCTCGTCTCCTGGATCGGCTTTCCGCAGGCCGCGGTGCGGTACCGGCGCGCCGCCCGCCACGCCGGCGAGACCAAGTACCCGCTGCGCAAGATGGTGCGGTTCGCGCTCGACGGCATCACCTCGTTCTCGTTCCTGCCGCTGCGGCTCGCCACCTGGCTCGGCTTCGCGGTGTCGGTGCTGTCGT of the Thermoanaerobaculales bacterium genome contains:
- a CDS encoding S9 family peptidase, giving the protein MRTTIALLAAAAALLGAGAAQPADQPARDHDITVDDYFTIANIGAVAVSPDGRTAAYIESRWEPPAEKRNADLWTVDTASRERRRLTFDSASESSPAWSADGRFIYYSAAYTRGEADTPPWDGSTQVWRIPAGGGEPQAVTRVVDGIGHFLLARDGRSLYYAVGAEQTDDEWKELREKFDELEYGHGVTTFTEIWALDLESWRATKLVDADRVITASDVAADGRLAMITTPDEEQIHAEGWSRVDVWDPATREITVVTPDGWRAAHPSPFGWVNEVAWSNDGELLAFSVSFDGYPTLLYTALRSDRGYRLLELARPDGVEVSGGSLAWRPGSHDLCFIGDQRARSRVHAITGVSASGAAGNTLLTPGDVTAEDFDFDASGGTPVVITSTLTSPPDLYLVAAGGELQPLTRVNPQVDTWKLPSISLVQWDSRDGTAVEGILELPPGHQPSDGPLPLVVELHGGPSDATRYHFRYWIYGRTLLAANGYALLSPNYRGSTGYGDRFMVELVGRENDIDVQDILTGVDAMIERGIADPERLGVMGWSNGGFLTNCLITSTRRFKAASSGAGVIDQVLQWGLEDTPGHVINFMGGRLPWVDTQKYREGSPLYRLGEVRTPTLIHVGGDDPRVPAAHSRTLYRALRQYLGVPAELVIYPGEGHGLSTCEHRRAKLEWDLAWFKRYLLGEQPAQP
- a CDS encoding NAD(P)-dependent oxidoreductase, which produces MDDHVLPRIAFLGTGLMGRPMAARLLAAGYPVTAWNRTLDKARGLEEHGATVAPDPRAALRDAEGVVLMLADAPAIRDTLLTGAAARLLDSRTVIQMGTIAPSESRELGAAVTGRGGSYLEAPVLGSIAEASAGRLVVMVAAPPPLFERWLPLLRQLGPEPRLVGPIGQAAALKLALNQLIATITTAYATGLGLVRRSGVDLALWADVVRASALYAPTFDKKLRRMIDRDFEPANFPARLLLKDLRLVTAEAARLGLCAPFLDGLVEILERTVDAGLGEADYSSLAAAVEPPDRPD
- a CDS encoding DUF2298 domain-containing protein: MTVVLFLASALAAGAAGYALLVRLGIDDFDAWAGGRTVGLVAVAFPAWWAGVAGVAGWRALGTALLVVLGAAGLVELWRRRAHWRSFVGAEAVVAVAALAILLGRLDHPQIVGQEKPMDMGILATLLRSDGFPPLDMWLAGERLPYYYWGALLWTAPLKLGGLRLEVAYNLIVALVAGLVAASLWALGRRIAGGSHWAGLTAAFFGVLAGTPDGWRQLLGGVGIRSLDIWKSSRQHEDLITEFPLFTEWLGDLHPHYLSMPIAVAALLLAWHLGRRRPGIAMTSVVMVLFGVAWAANPWCMPPTLAGVALLVLCSDGRWHWPTAEGRWRWLAAAVIAAGGWAIAAPFHLSFHPPFAGLRAVFAWTSPANLLLYGGCLLVPAFVAAALLLRDRLAPLGVRGTALLLAAAASLVLVAAVSGRPSLVLLTGALVVTVWVVLAPGDQPERPGLALAALGLFLFVVPEMLYVVDSYGERLHRMNTVFKAWIQAWVVLAAALPVLLRVAFPGRGLRRAMTAVLVVAALPHPLWMALNQVSGRPLGIDGMAWMAEGDRAIVRFLREQPHQAAVIEAVGGAYTEYARLSANSGVPALIGWENHELVWRGHGVVEETSRRATLVRELYSCGDPARVREIATGEGIPLVAIGSLERADFAEESLAAVRAAGELVLDEAGGQVVRVDGGAPAAAEVNDG
- a CDS encoding glycosyltransferase family 2 protein, coding for MAEPKPAAPELTVVVPAFNEQESVGPMYERLVAAIGERVDGLEVLFVDDGSRDATWQRVRELADRDPRVRGIRFARNFGHQAALTAGVDAAAGRAVVIIDADLQDPPEVIPEMIARWREGYEVVYAQREHREGETAFKKATAAVFYRLLRRITNVEIPVDTGDFRLMGPRSVAAFRALPERNRFIRGLVSWIGFPQAAVRYRRAARHAGETKYPLRKMVRFALDGITSFSFLPLRLATWLGFAVSVLSFLYIVVVIVLKLAGINWPGYTSMMASILFLGGVQLVMIGLLGEYVARIFDEVKRRPLYLVGESTDGRVGVTPPER